A single window of Triplophysa rosa linkage group LG2, Trosa_1v2, whole genome shotgun sequence DNA harbors:
- the ak1 gene encoding adenylate kinase isoenzyme 1 isoform X1: MYSNCTDKIKDAKIVFVVGGPGSGKGTQCEKIVAKYGYTHLSSGDLLRAEVASGSDRGKQLQAIMQKGELVPLDTVLDMIKDAMIAKADVSKGYLIDGYPREVKQGEELEKKIGAPALLLYVDAKGETMVKRLVKRGETSGRAEDNEETIKKRLDLYYKATEPVIAYYEKRGIVRKINSELPVDEVFAIVEKAIDELK; the protein is encoded by the exons ATGTACAGTAACTGCACAG ATAAAATTAAGGACGCCAAGATCGTCTTTGTTGTGG GTGGACCGGGCTCCGGTAAGGGCACTCAGTGTGAGAAGATTGTGGCGAAGTACGGCTACACTCACCTGTCGTCAGGTGACCTGCTGCGTGCTGAGGTGGCGTCAGGTTCAGACCGAGGAAAACAGCTACAGGCCATCATGCAGAAAGGAGAGCTTGTGCCTCTG GACACGGTTCTTGACATGATCAAAGACGCCATGATCGCTAAAGCAGACGTGTCTAAAGGTTATCTCATCGACGGCTACCCTCGTGAAGTCAAACAGGGCGAAGAGTTAGAGAAGAAG ATCGGCGCTCCGGCTCTTCTGCTGTACGTGGATGCTAAAGGCGAGACGATGGTGAAGAGACTCGTGAAGCGCGGAGAGACCAGCGGCCGCGCCGAAGACAACGAGGAGACCATCAAAAAACGTCTGGATCTGTACTATAAAGCCACTGAGCCCGTCATCGCTTACTATGAGAAACGCGGCATTGTCAGGAAG ATCAACTCTGAGCTGCCCGTGGACGAGGTGTTCGCTATCGTCGAAAAAGCTATCGACGAGCTCAAATAA
- the ak1 gene encoding adenylate kinase isoenzyme 1 isoform X2, which yields MADKIKDAKIVFVVGGPGSGKGTQCEKIVAKYGYTHLSSGDLLRAEVASGSDRGKQLQAIMQKGELVPLDTVLDMIKDAMIAKADVSKGYLIDGYPREVKQGEELEKKIGAPALLLYVDAKGETMVKRLVKRGETSGRAEDNEETIKKRLDLYYKATEPVIAYYEKRGIVRKINSELPVDEVFAIVEKAIDELK from the exons ATGGCAG ATAAAATTAAGGACGCCAAGATCGTCTTTGTTGTGG GTGGACCGGGCTCCGGTAAGGGCACTCAGTGTGAGAAGATTGTGGCGAAGTACGGCTACACTCACCTGTCGTCAGGTGACCTGCTGCGTGCTGAGGTGGCGTCAGGTTCAGACCGAGGAAAACAGCTACAGGCCATCATGCAGAAAGGAGAGCTTGTGCCTCTG GACACGGTTCTTGACATGATCAAAGACGCCATGATCGCTAAAGCAGACGTGTCTAAAGGTTATCTCATCGACGGCTACCCTCGTGAAGTCAAACAGGGCGAAGAGTTAGAGAAGAAG ATCGGCGCTCCGGCTCTTCTGCTGTACGTGGATGCTAAAGGCGAGACGATGGTGAAGAGACTCGTGAAGCGCGGAGAGACCAGCGGCCGCGCCGAAGACAACGAGGAGACCATCAAAAAACGTCTGGATCTGTACTATAAAGCCACTGAGCCCGTCATCGCTTACTATGAGAAACGCGGCATTGTCAGGAAG ATCAACTCTGAGCTGCCCGTGGACGAGGTGTTCGCTATCGTCGAAAAAGCTATCGACGAGCTCAAATAA